Proteins co-encoded in one Arachis hypogaea cultivar Tifrunner chromosome 13, arahy.Tifrunner.gnm2.J5K5, whole genome shotgun sequence genomic window:
- the LOC112737805 gene encoding rab GTPase-activating protein 22 produces MWRDPGVPADSFYEVRPECTDVPKSRFRIKAGKTLSERKWKAAFSPEGYLDIGKTLSRIHRGGIHPSIRGEVWEFLLGCYDPRSTIEERDEIRERRREQYAKWKEVCQNLFPLVGSGRFITAPVITEDGQPIHDPLVLLETHPDNGVIVPTPETANAKPSCTGERVTDKRIIQWMLTLHQIGLDVLRTDRTLVFYEKKENLAKLWDILAVYAWIDTDVGYCQGMSDLCSPMIMLLSDEADAFWCFERLMRRLRGNFRCTDSSVGVEAQLTNLAEITQIIDPKLHQHLEHLGGGDYLFAFRMLMVLFRREFSFCDSLYLWEMMWALEYDPNLFWVYEEAEAEKSEEAKLRLKSMRHYGKYEREYMKNGAAKDAHPPLPISIFLVASVLKEKSAVLLQQARGLDDVVKILNDVNGNLDAKKACIAALKLHKKYLKKQAQQKALKAAAS; encoded by the exons ATGTGGAGAGATCCTGGAGTTCCTGCTGACTCTTTCTATGAAGTCCGCCCTGAATGCACTGATGTCCCCAAGTCTCGATTTAGAATCaag GCTGGTAAGACTCTAAGTGAAAGAAAGTGGAAAGCTGCATTTTCTCCAGAAGGATATTTAGATATAGGAAAGACTCTAAGCCGAATTCATCGTGGG ggaATCCATCCATCAATTAGAGGAGAAGTTTGGGAATTTCTACTTGGTTGCTATGATCCCAGGAGCACCATTGAGGAAAGAGATGAGATAAGGGAGCGCAGAAG GGAACAATATGCTAAATGGAAGGAAGTGTGCCAAAACCTGTTTCCTCTGGTAGGAAGTGGGAGATTTATTACAGCACCTGTAATTACTGAAGATGGTCAACCAATTCATGATCCTTTGGTTCTTTTGGAAACACATCCTGACAATGGAGTAATTGTCCCAACTCCTGAGACTGCGAATGCCAAACCTTCATGCACTGGTGAAAGGGTCACTGACAAGAGAATCATTCAATGGATGCTAACCCTCCATCAAAtag gTCTTGACGTGCTTCGAACTGATAGAACACTAGTTTTTTATGAGAAGAAAGAGAACTTGGCCAAATTGTGGGATATTCTTGCTGTCTATGCTTGGATAGATACTGATGTTGGCTATTGTCAAG gaATGAGTGATCTGTGCTCCCCTATGATAATGCTTCTAAGTGACGAAGCTGATGCATTTTGGTGCTTTGAGCGTCTAATGCGTAGACTG agagGAAACTTTAGATGCACCGATAGCTCTGTCGGGGTGGAGGCTCAACTAACCAATCTAGCTGAGATTACTCAAATAATTGATCCTAAACTTCATCAGCACTTAG AGCATCTTGGTGGTGGTGACTATCTCTTCGCTTTTCGAATGTTAATGGTTCTATTTCGTCGAGAATTTTCCTTTTGTGATTCGTTGTACCTCTGGGAG ATGATGTGGGCTCTAGAATATGATCCAAACTTGTTCTGGGTGTATGAAGAGGCAGAAGCAGAAAAGTCAGAGGAAGCAAAACTAAGATTAAAGTCAATGCGTCATTATGGGAAGTATGAGAGAGAGTACATGAAGAATGGAGCAGCAAAAGATGCTCATCCTCCTCTTCCCATTTCTATTTTCCTTGTTGCCagtgttttaaaagaaaaaagcgCCGTACTCCTCCAACAAGCACGTGGCTTGGATGATGTTGTCAAG aTATTGAATGATGTAAATGGAAATCTTGACGCCAAAAAGGCATGTATTGCGGCACTTAAACTTCAcaagaaatatttgaaaaag CAAGCACAGCAGAAAGCACTGAAAGCAGCAGCATCATAG
- the LOC112735834 gene encoding uncharacterized protein, with protein MLPPPTHLQIWSQHLLHGRWPLMDVPCIQDRVFYFLARTYKIRIEAIEEPGIFQIRSSVKDLMLCYISILSTWLRWKATRFMLESLCNDLQMI; from the exons ATGCTTCCTCCACCAACGCATCTCCAAATTTGGTCGCAACACCTGCTTCACGGACGAT GGCCATTAATGGATGTTCCTTGTATTCAAGATAGAGTTTTCTATTTTC TTGCTAGAACTTACAAAATAAGAATTGAGGCAATTGAAGAACCAGGAATCTTCCAAATACGATCTTCCGTCAAAGATCTTATGTTGTGTTATATATCAATATTAAGTACCTG gcTGAGATGGAAAGCGACGAGGTTTATGCTTGAATCACTTTGCAACGATCTTCAAAT GATATGA